Proteins found in one Nitratiruptor sp. SB155-2 genomic segment:
- the ccoN gene encoding cytochrome-c oxidase, cbb3-type subunit I has product MQNPAIEYDYTVAKWFSYLAILFGILGMGIGVWIAFELAFPELNYVAGEYTLFSRLRPIHTNVVAYGFTLSGIWATWYYVGQRVLKVSLAESKFLMAVGKLHFWLYFITALLAVVSLLARYTTSKEYAQFEWPLDILVVLIWVLWGISIFGLIGIRREKTLYISMWYYIATFLGVAMLYLFNNMEVPTYLITGMGDPLHSVSMYAGTNDAMVQWWFGHNAVAFVFTVPIIAMIYYYLPKESGQPVYSYKLSLLSFWGLMFVYLWAGGHHLIYSTVPDWMQTMGSVFSVILILPSWGSALNMLLTMKGEWGQLKENPLIKFMVLASTFYMLSTLEGPIQSIKSVNALAHFTDWIPGHVHDGTLGWVGFMIIAAIMHMAPRFFKREIYSKKLLEMQFWLQTTGIVLYFSSMWIAGITQGMMWRAVDQYGNLAYSFIDTVTVLHPYYTLRGIGGLFYFIGLFMWAYNFYKTMTAAKAIEKEPQFASPMAA; this is encoded by the coding sequence ATGCAAAATCCTGCAATCGAGTACGATTATACCGTTGCAAAATGGTTTAGCTATCTGGCCATTTTGTTCGGTATATTGGGGATGGGAATAGGCGTATGGATCGCCTTTGAATTGGCTTTTCCAGAGCTCAATTATGTTGCCGGAGAGTATACTCTCTTTAGTCGACTTCGACCAATCCACACAAATGTAGTGGCATACGGCTTTACGCTTAGTGGTATTTGGGCTACATGGTACTATGTGGGCCAAAGAGTATTGAAGGTGAGTCTTGCTGAGAGCAAGTTTTTGATGGCAGTAGGTAAGCTGCATTTTTGGCTCTACTTCATTACTGCACTTTTGGCAGTTGTCTCTTTGCTTGCAAGATATACGACATCTAAAGAGTATGCACAGTTCGAGTGGCCTCTTGATATTTTAGTCGTACTCATTTGGGTTCTTTGGGGTATCAGCATTTTTGGTCTTATTGGTATCAGAAGAGAAAAAACTCTTTACATCTCTATGTGGTACTACATCGCGACATTCCTCGGTGTTGCAATGCTCTATCTTTTCAACAACATGGAAGTACCAACATACCTTATTACTGGTATGGGAGACCCATTGCATTCAGTCAGTATGTATGCTGGAACAAATGATGCGATGGTACAATGGTGGTTTGGACACAATGCGGTTGCATTTGTTTTCACGGTACCTATCATTGCGATGATCTACTACTACCTTCCAAAAGAATCTGGTCAGCCTGTCTATTCATACAAACTCTCTCTTCTTTCTTTCTGGGGATTGATGTTCGTATACCTTTGGGCTGGTGGACACCATTTGATCTACTCTACAGTGCCTGATTGGATGCAGACTATGGGATCTGTATTCTCAGTTATCCTTATCTTGCCATCTTGGGGTAGTGCACTTAACATGCTTTTGACTATGAAAGGTGAATGGGGACAACTCAAAGAGAATCCTCTTATCAAGTTCATGGTTCTTGCTTCAACTTTCTATATGCTTAGTACACTTGAAGGCCCAATTCAATCAATCAAATCAGTAAACGCTCTTGCACACTTTACTGACTGGATTCCAGGACACGTTCACGACGGTACTCTTGGATGGGTTGGATTCATGATTATTGCAGCTATTATGCATATGGCTCCACGATTTTTCAAACGAGAGATTTACAGTAAAAAACTTCTTGAAATGCAGTTCTGGCTCCAAACTACCGGAATCGTGCTTTACTTCTCAAGCATGTGGATTGCCGGTATTACTCAAGGTATGATGTGGCGAGCTGTTGACCAGTACGGTAACCTTGCCTACTCATTCATCGATACGGTAACAGTACTTCATCCATACTATACACTTCGAGGTATCGGGGGTCTGTTCTATTTCATAGGTCTATTTATGTGGGCTTACAATTTCTATAAAACTATGACAGCGGCAAAAGCGATCGAGAAAGAACCTCAATTCGCTTCACCGATGGCAGCATAA
- a CDS encoding c-type cytochrome, with translation MNWLSDQVNQLALLGAAAILIIVIGVAAKYFKQIKEGKSEGVLKEENWDGIGEYKNNSPIGWSLAFMGTIIWGAWYWLVGYPLNAYSQIGEYNKEVKTYNAKFESKWANPTKEDLLGMGEGVFLVQCSPCHGIDGTGIEGKAQDLTRRLLKKSVLSVIEQGSAAIGNPNGQLGYPMGMMPPGLLSGADAEAVAEYVANGFKGNDKGAELFQSTCASCHGPDGRGMNGMAPNLREYDDTVITHVLENGKHGVIGKMPAFKGRLTPVQQKAVATYIRSLSEGA, from the coding sequence ATGAATTGGTTAAGCGATCAGGTCAACCAGTTGGCTCTGCTTGGTGCTGCCGCGATCTTGATCATTGTAATCGGTGTTGCAGCGAAATATTTCAAGCAGATCAAAGAAGGTAAAAGTGAAGGGGTTCTCAAGGAAGAGAACTGGGATGGCATCGGTGAATATAAAAACAACTCTCCAATCGGTTGGTCATTGGCATTCATGGGAACCATTATCTGGGGCGCATGGTACTGGCTTGTTGGATATCCGCTCAACGCTTATTCACAAATCGGTGAATACAACAAAGAGGTAAAAACCTATAACGCAAAATTTGAAAGTAAATGGGCTAATCCGACAAAAGAGGACCTTCTTGGAATGGGTGAGGGTGTCTTTTTGGTTCAATGTTCTCCTTGTCACGGAATTGACGGAACAGGAATCGAAGGAAAAGCGCAAGATTTGACAAGACGACTTTTGAAAAAAAGTGTCCTAAGTGTTATCGAGCAAGGTTCTGCTGCAATAGGAAATCCAAACGGTCAACTTGGGTACCCTATGGGAATGATGCCTCCGGGACTTTTGAGTGGCGCAGATGCTGAAGCGGTTGCAGAATATGTTGCAAATGGCTTCAAAGGCAATGACAAAGGTGCAGAACTTTTCCAAAGCACATGTGCTAGTTGTCACGGTCCAGATGGACGAGGTATGAACGGCATGGCTCCTAACTTGAGAGAGTATGACGACACAGTGATAACTCATGTACTTGAGAATGGTAAACACGGAGTTATCGGTAAGATGCCGGCTTTTAAAGGGAGACTCACTCCAGTACAACAAAAAGCGGTGGCCACATATATTCGGTCACTAAGTGAAGGAGCGTAA
- a CDS encoding cytochrome c oxidase, cbb3-type, CcoQ subunit produces MDARLIQGVLYLALIIFLTFVLYGYIIHLYRSEKKGERDYEKYGKMALDDELTSKPVEPIEEENKKES; encoded by the coding sequence ATGGATGCACGACTCATACAGGGCGTACTCTATCTTGCCCTTATCATTTTTTTGACATTCGTCCTGTATGGATACATTATCCATCTCTATCGTAGTGAGAAAAAGGGGGAGCGGGACTACGAGAAGTATGGGAAGATGGCGCTCGATGACGAGCTTACATCCAAGCCTGTAGAGCCTATAGAAGAAGAAAACAAGAAGGAGTCATAA
- a CDS encoding FixH family protein, producing the protein MNKNYWPHFIIALVVFAITLGVWTVKTAIDNPVELDESFMMKYQDVDKNYYKIEAMKKAFHKKYDVVLVTQKLSYPNAIFEFKILDKSGSPVSDAKVTVLFTRPETSKFDKKTSAIYRNGEYITEVQLPLEGRWNIELKIEKDGLVNYELFKLSTRRIIQQKKLKNN; encoded by the coding sequence ATGAATAAAAACTACTGGCCACACTTCATCATAGCTCTTGTAGTATTCGCTATTACTCTCGGTGTATGGACTGTAAAAACCGCTATCGACAATCCTGTTGAGCTAGATGAGTCTTTTATGATGAAGTACCAAGATGTGGACAAGAACTACTATAAAATTGAAGCAATGAAAAAGGCGTTTCATAAAAAATATGATGTAGTTCTGGTAACACAAAAACTTTCTTATCCAAACGCAATATTTGAGTTCAAAATACTCGACAAATCGGGAAGTCCCGTAAGCGATGCAAAGGTAACAGTACTTTTTACCAGACCAGAGACGTCAAAATTTGATAAGAAAACCAGTGCCATCTATAGAAATGGAGAATATATTACCGAGGTACAACTCCCTTTGGAAGGACGATGGAATATCGAATTGAAGATAGAAAAAGATGGTCTTGTAAACTACGAACTCTTCAAACTCTCTACACGACGAATAATTCAGCAGAAAAAACTTAAAAATAACTAA
- a CDS encoding peptide-binding protein — protein MALGANPSRINPILATDSASGEIAGWIFNGLFKYDKNGNVVGDLAKSWKFLTPTRLWIELRRNVVWHDGKPFTAQDVLFTYQTITSPKVFTPYSSEFRYVANVKIVDPYHLVVTYKKPYYKALQTWMIGMLPEHLLRHEKNLMTSRFNQSPIGTGPYRLEKFEHSGEIVLKANVHYFEHKPYIEKIYYHFVPDPSTQFLMLKSKKLDVGSLSPLQLERQIDSNFKKYYNIYEQPSHGYTYLGLNLKRKKFQDARVRQAINLAIDRQELIDILFFSHGKVCTGPFMPGTFAFNPDIKPPKTDLERAKRLLKEAGYDKKHPLRFEIATNSNNSIRLYAAQIIQYQLAKIGVKVTIRAMEWQAFLNTVVIPRKFDTILLGWGLGLTPDAYSIWHSDSAKIGGFNLVSYKNAIVDALIKKAENTIDRKKLSKIYQKIFALIVQDNPYIFLYIPNTITAVNAAIRNVEPSIVGIMHNEIDWIKP, from the coding sequence ATGGCACTCGGTGCCAATCCAAGCCGAATCAACCCTATTTTAGCAACGGACAGTGCAAGCGGAGAGATTGCCGGATGGATATTTAATGGTCTTTTCAAATACGATAAAAATGGAAACGTTGTCGGTGATTTGGCAAAATCGTGGAAGTTTCTCACACCTACAAGATTATGGATTGAGCTGAGAAGAAATGTTGTATGGCATGATGGAAAACCGTTTACGGCGCAAGATGTTCTGTTTACCTATCAAACGATCACTTCTCCAAAGGTCTTTACCCCCTATTCGAGTGAGTTTCGGTATGTAGCCAATGTCAAAATAGTCGATCCATACCATCTTGTAGTGACATATAAAAAGCCTTATTACAAAGCATTGCAGACCTGGATGATAGGCATGTTGCCTGAGCATCTGCTGCGGCATGAAAAAAATCTAATGACCAGTAGATTCAATCAATCTCCTATTGGAACGGGTCCATATAGACTTGAAAAGTTTGAACATTCCGGCGAAATAGTGCTCAAAGCAAATGTGCACTATTTTGAGCATAAACCCTATATCGAAAAAATCTACTATCATTTTGTTCCCGATCCATCTACACAATTTTTGATGCTCAAATCGAAAAAACTGGATGTTGGTTCCCTATCACCTCTGCAACTGGAGCGCCAAATTGACAGCAACTTTAAAAAATATTACAACATTTACGAACAGCCAAGCCACGGCTATACCTACCTTGGGTTAAATCTCAAACGAAAAAAGTTTCAAGATGCCAGGGTTAGGCAAGCTATCAACCTTGCAATCGATAGGCAAGAGCTCATCGATATCCTCTTTTTTTCTCATGGCAAAGTTTGTACAGGTCCATTTATGCCAGGAACTTTTGCTTTCAACCCCGATATAAAACCGCCAAAAACTGATTTAGAGCGGGCAAAACGATTGTTAAAAGAGGCTGGATACGATAAGAAACATCCATTGCGTTTTGAAATAGCGACCAATTCGAACAACTCTATTCGGCTCTATGCAGCACAGATTATTCAATATCAACTTGCAAAGATCGGTGTCAAAGTTACGATTCGTGCTATGGAGTGGCAAGCTTTTTTAAATACTGTCGTCATTCCTAGAAAATTTGACACGATACTACTTGGATGGGGACTAGGGCTGACTCCGGATGCCTACTCTATTTGGCACAGTGATTCTGCAAAGATTGGTGGATTTAATCTCGTATCGTATAAAAATGCGATCGTGGATGCATTGATCAAAAAGGCAGAAAATACGATAGATCGTAAAAAACTATCGAAAATATATCAAAAAATCTTTGCACTTATCGTGCAAGACAATCCATACATCTTTTTATATATACCAAATACCATTACTGCAGTAAATGCTGCTATACGAAACGTTGAACCGTCAATCGTCGGTATCATGCATAACGAGATTGACTGGATAAAACCATGA
- a CDS encoding response regulator transcription factor encodes MVCESLLKGVKALYIEDEETIRNLMKEIFSGVFQRFDVAANLNEAKKLQEEHKYDLIISDIELGEKRDGLDFVHNVKEKDEQTVVVMLTAYSEKERLLKAIDAGVSRYLIKPVDPEELKRNICELLEKKYAKKVYDLGQGFQYIASEAKIVHNNNVSKLTKKEKKLLDLLLDHAGQIVPIQTIEETIWEDEECSNNALRTLVKRVRQKTYKELIKNYSGLGYSIEFN; translated from the coding sequence ATGGTTTGTGAATCATTGTTAAAAGGAGTGAAAGCCCTTTATATTGAAGATGAAGAGACAATTAGAAATCTTATGAAAGAGATATTTTCAGGCGTGTTTCAAAGGTTTGATGTCGCGGCCAATCTCAATGAAGCCAAAAAGCTTCAGGAAGAGCATAAGTATGATCTAATAATAAGCGATATTGAGCTTGGAGAAAAACGGGATGGTCTCGATTTTGTACATAATGTAAAAGAGAAAGATGAGCAAACAGTTGTCGTTATGCTTACGGCATATAGTGAAAAAGAGCGGCTTTTAAAAGCTATTGACGCTGGGGTGAGTCGTTATTTGATAAAACCGGTCGATCCTGAAGAGTTAAAAAGAAATATTTGCGAACTTCTCGAAAAAAAATATGCAAAAAAAGTGTATGACCTGGGGCAAGGGTTTCAATACATAGCTTCAGAGGCAAAAATAGTACATAATAATAATGTAAGTAAATTAACAAAAAAGGAGAAAAAACTCCTTGATCTATTACTGGATCATGCAGGACAAATCGTTCCGATACAGACAATCGAAGAGACGATCTGGGAAGATGAAGAGTGCTCAAACAATGCACTGAGAACCCTTGTTAAAAGAGTTCGGCAAAAAACCTACAAAGAGTTGATCAAAAACTATTCGGGTTTGGGATACAGTATAGAATTTAATTGA
- the ccoG gene encoding cytochrome c oxidase accessory protein CcoG: protein MATAGAAPKNRAKEYLKNWVPYRYKRYVMFAIVTIVSLVLPWIRINGNHFFLLNFDHMQLHLFFVRFDMQELYLMPFLLWILFFGIFFITTLGGRVWCGWSCPQTIFRVIYRDLIETKLLHLRKRISNKQIEPDMSKPENKVKKVIAILIWSVLAFIAAADFLWYFVPPEDFIRYIQDPANHTILMGFWVGIALFLIADVVFIKENFCIYICPYARVQSVLYDEDTFQTVYDYKRGGRIYDEHGNLIVHNKKELKSQKEDAECTLCESCVKVCPTHIDIRKGMQLECINCLECADACTKVMGALGKESLVRWTSYYALESGKPTRVFRFRIIAYIVMLTIAFVALFWMGSKKEHMLLNINRTSQLYKIEPDGKVKNTYVFLFQNTERQKHKYYFEVVNNKDIKIERPRKPFTVIPGKKVKKVVVLYTDKVLVKNSKKDTPIPIKIKAYAVDDPKKIAVYRNTIFVFPRWDIYQKHLKK, encoded by the coding sequence ATGGCAACAGCAGGTGCAGCACCTAAAAACCGAGCCAAAGAGTACCTGAAGAACTGGGTACCATACAGGTACAAGCGGTACGTGATGTTTGCGATTGTTACGATCGTAAGCTTGGTGCTGCCCTGGATACGAATAAACGGGAACCACTTTTTTCTATTGAACTTCGATCATATGCAGCTGCATCTTTTTTTCGTACGGTTCGATATGCAAGAACTGTACCTAATGCCGTTTTTGCTATGGATTCTGTTTTTCGGGATCTTTTTCATCACCACCCTTGGTGGTCGGGTATGGTGCGGATGGAGCTGTCCACAGACTATTTTCAGAGTGATCTATAGAGATCTGATCGAAACGAAACTGCTGCACTTGAGAAAACGGATCAGCAATAAACAGATCGAACCGGATATGAGTAAACCGGAGAATAAAGTCAAAAAAGTGATCGCGATTCTCATCTGGTCCGTTCTCGCATTCATCGCGGCGGCAGATTTTCTGTGGTACTTCGTTCCACCGGAAGACTTCATCAGATATATCCAAGATCCGGCCAACCATACGATCTTGATGGGATTTTGGGTAGGGATCGCTCTATTCTTGATCGCGGACGTGGTGTTCATCAAAGAGAATTTTTGTATCTACATCTGTCCATACGCAAGAGTACAGTCTGTGCTGTACGATGAAGATACCTTCCAGACAGTGTATGACTATAAACGGGGCGGAAGAATCTACGATGAACATGGTAACCTGATCGTGCACAACAAAAAAGAGCTCAAATCCCAAAAAGAGGATGCAGAGTGTACCTTGTGTGAATCTTGCGTCAAAGTGTGTCCTACCCATATCGATATCCGAAAAGGGATGCAGCTAGAGTGCATCAACTGCTTGGAGTGCGCAGACGCCTGTACGAAAGTGATGGGGGCACTTGGAAAAGAGAGCCTGGTACGCTGGACAAGCTACTACGCACTAGAGAGTGGTAAACCAACCCGAGTCTTTCGATTTCGAATCATCGCCTACATCGTGATGCTCACCATCGCATTCGTGGCTCTGTTCTGGATGGGAAGCAAAAAAGAGCATATGCTTCTTAACATCAACAGGACAAGCCAGCTCTATAAAATAGAACCAGACGGCAAAGTGAAAAACACTTACGTCTTCTTGTTCCAAAACACAGAGCGACAAAAACATAAATACTACTTCGAAGTAGTCAACAACAAAGATATCAAGATCGAGCGGCCACGAAAACCGTTTACTGTCATTCCTGGCAAAAAAGTGAAAAAGGTTGTGGTGCTCTATACAGACAAAGTATTGGTGAAAAACAGCAAAAAAGATACACCGATCCCAATCAAGATCAAAGCCTATGCGGTGGATGATCCAAAAAAGATCGCAGTGTACAGAAACACCATCTTCGTCTTCCCGCGTTGGGATATCTATCAAAAACATCTGAAAAAATAG
- a CDS encoding DUF4006 family protein has product MENRSIWSFHGLTGYFIAVALLLSILAFLTTAAIKTQNATAQQYYEVKDPFGIKMFGPDLENEKHIVVHGHPVGGDVKHKYQFVEK; this is encoded by the coding sequence ATGGAAAACAGAAGTATTTGGTCTTTTCATGGACTTACTGGATATTTTATCGCTGTAGCTCTGCTCCTGAGCATTCTTGCTTTTTTGACAACTGCTGCTATAAAAACACAAAATGCGACAGCACAGCAATATTATGAAGTGAAAGATCCTTTCGGAATCAAAATGTTTGGTCCTGATCTTGAAAATGAAAAGCATATTGTCGTACATGGTCACCCAGTTGGTGGAGACGTGAAGCATAAATATCAATTCGTAGAGAAGTAA
- a CDS encoding rhodanese-like domain-containing protein, whose product MLKDISPEYLKKLKNEGVVLIDIRTPMEWQQTGVVPGSKLLTFFDEFGRYNIDAFMDEFQKLVPTKDTPFVLICRTGSRTATVGNFLANQMGYTNAMHLAGGIYSWHADGNEFEPISQ is encoded by the coding sequence ATGCTCAAAGATATATCTCCTGAATATCTAAAAAAACTGAAAAATGAAGGCGTCGTACTTATCGATATTCGTACACCTATGGAATGGCAGCAGACTGGTGTAGTTCCAGGGTCGAAACTACTTACTTTCTTCGATGAGTTTGGTCGATATAATATCGATGCATTTATGGATGAGTTTCAAAAATTGGTGCCAACAAAAGATACTCCATTTGTTTTAATCTGTCGAACGGGAAGTAGAACTGCGACTGTTGGGAACTTTTTAGCCAATCAAATGGGATATACAAATGCAATGCATCTAGCAGGTGGTATTTACTCTTGGCATGCTGATGGCAACGAGTTTGAACCAATTTCTCAATGA
- the rpsI gene encoding 30S ribosomal protein S9, which yields MSRIYATGKRKTAVAKVWLTKGSGKITVNGMSLDEWLGGHEALKLRVRLPLALTKMSESVDVVATTLGGGYSAQADALKHGISKALCAMDDNLRSVLKPHGLLTRDARVVERKKYGKHKARRSPQFSKR from the coding sequence ATGAGTAGAATTTATGCAACAGGGAAGAGAAAGACGGCTGTAGCGAAAGTCTGGCTTACAAAAGGCAGTGGAAAAATCACAGTAAACGGCATGAGTTTGGATGAGTGGCTTGGGGGTCATGAAGCGTTGAAACTCAGAGTGCGACTCCCTTTGGCTCTTACAAAAATGAGCGAAAGTGTAGATGTGGTAGCTACAACGCTAGGCGGAGGATATTCAGCCCAAGCGGATGCGTTGAAACACGGTATCTCTAAAGCACTTTGTGCAATGGATGACAACTTGCGATCTGTTCTAAAACCACATGGCCTATTGACAAGAGATGCTCGGGTTGTTGAAAGAAAGAAATACGGAAAACACAAAGCAAGAAGATCTCCTCAGTTCTCAAAACGTTAA
- a CDS encoding TPM domain-containing protein — MLRALALVFVLNLFLFAEQNFILLNEGILPQKTVNKINEIGNEVFKKTGVRIYLAAVKEMKGKKIDAFEKSLSSKLQDPYILLTLSVKEHKVDIINSPSLSKRFDKEEILSPLPWKGTIIPILTSHMKNPDAAVEAALLNGYAEIADQIAKSYGVNLKSSIGSTNREIYYWLRVVFYSILALILLNFIYRRFVKK, encoded by the coding sequence ATGTTGAGGGCACTTGCCCTCGTGTTCGTGTTGAATCTTTTCCTTTTTGCTGAACAAAACTTTATCCTGCTTAATGAAGGCATACTTCCTCAAAAAACGGTGAATAAAATCAACGAGATAGGCAACGAGGTTTTTAAAAAAACTGGTGTACGCATCTATCTGGCTGCTGTTAAGGAGATGAAAGGGAAAAAGATAGATGCTTTTGAAAAGAGCTTGTCCTCCAAGTTACAAGATCCATATATTCTGCTTACTCTATCTGTCAAAGAGCACAAAGTGGATATCATCAACTCTCCTTCACTTTCAAAAAGGTTCGATAAAGAGGAGATTTTAAGTCCATTGCCTTGGAAAGGCACTATCATTCCTATCTTAACTTCACATATGAAAAATCCAGACGCTGCGGTAGAAGCTGCCCTTCTCAACGGATACGCAGAAATCGCTGATCAAATTGCAAAAAGCTACGGCGTCAACCTGAAATCAAGCATAGGAAGTACAAATAGAGAGATCTATTATTGGTTGAGAGTGGTGTTTTATTCTATACTTGCACTGATTTTATTGAATTTTATCTATAGGAGATTTGTAAAAAAATGA
- the ccoO gene encoding cytochrome-c oxidase, cbb3-type subunit II, whose protein sequence is MFGWLERNPFFFAVGVFVVIAFAGLIEIVPDFAQQSRPVAGAKPYSLLELAGRQVYIKDSCNACHSQLIRPFKSETDRYGMYSLNGEYAYDRPFLWGSKRTGPDLHRVGNYRTSDWHANHMWDPTSVVPGSIMPAYKHMFKNVTDLETAYAEALTVKKVFNVPYDKDLDGDGKVDVPLGSFEEAKQRALKYALKVAEETKRQDLVDMVKQGKIPEIVALIAYLNRLQ, encoded by the coding sequence ATGTTTGGATGGTTAGAAAGAAATCCGTTCTTCTTCGCCGTTGGCGTTTTTGTTGTGATCGCATTTGCTGGGCTTATCGAAATCGTTCCAGATTTCGCCCAGCAGTCTCGCCCTGTGGCTGGAGCAAAGCCTTATAGTTTGCTTGAACTCGCAGGCCGACAAGTCTATATCAAAGATAGCTGTAACGCATGTCACTCGCAGCTTATTCGACCGTTTAAAAGTGAAACAGATAGATATGGTATGTATAGCCTCAATGGTGAATATGCATACGATAGACCATTTCTTTGGGGATCCAAAAGAACTGGACCGGATCTTCACAGAGTAGGAAACTACCGAACGAGTGATTGGCATGCAAACCATATGTGGGATCCAACAAGTGTTGTTCCTGGATCTATCATGCCAGCATACAAACATATGTTTAAAAATGTAACCGATCTTGAAACTGCGTACGCAGAAGCTTTAACAGTGAAAAAAGTGTTCAATGTCCCTTATGATAAAGACTTGGACGGTGACGGAAAAGTAGACGTTCCTCTTGGTAGTTTTGAAGAGGCGAAACAAAGAGCACTGAAATATGCTTTGAAAGTTGCTGAGGAAACGAAGCGACAGGATCTTGTGGATATGGTTAAGCAGGGAAAAATCCCTGAAATAGTTGCACTCATTGCATATTTGAATAGGTTGCAGTAG
- the rplM gene encoding 50S ribosomal protein L13 produces MKFTRMVKPNEVERKWHVIDAEGKTFGRLVTEIATLLRGKHKPNYTPHVDCGDYVVVINASKVKVSGNKESKEYHRHTGYFGGVKSEKLAELREKNPEKLFKLATRGMLPKTKLGRAMLKKLKVYPGSEHPHTAQVKGN; encoded by the coding sequence ATGAAGTTTACACGAATGGTAAAACCCAATGAGGTTGAAAGAAAATGGCATGTAATCGATGCTGAAGGGAAGACTTTCGGTCGACTCGTAACAGAAATTGCAACGCTTTTAAGAGGAAAACATAAACCAAACTATACTCCACATGTAGACTGTGGTGATTACGTTGTCGTTATCAATGCATCTAAAGTGAAAGTGAGCGGCAACAAAGAGAGTAAAGAGTATCATAGACACACCGGTTATTTTGGTGGGGTTAAAAGTGAAAAACTTGCAGAGCTTAGAGAGAAAAATCCAGAAAAACTTTTTAAACTAGCAACACGAGGTATGCTTCCAAAAACAAAACTTGGCCGAGCAATGCTCAAAAAACTCAAAGTATATCCGGGAAGCGAACATCCTCATACAGCACAAGTAAAGGGAAACTAA
- a CDS encoding HAD family hydrolase, with amino-acid sequence MKKCTILFDLDGTLIDSTEAILESFHHALRRCSNVQVEDEDIVKLIGHPLDFMFAHIGVKSGIEQCVAAYKEHYHSIFTKKTKLLPDAKEAILQAHSFANLAIVTTKTGKYSKELMAFFGLENYFSCIIGREDVIHPKPHPEPLIKAIKKIDALKEYTWMVGDTCLDMDAAKRAGISCVGVTCGYATDRQLQRCSTHIASTALEAVELIQKTCT; translated from the coding sequence ATGAAAAAATGCACAATTTTGTTTGATCTGGATGGCACGCTCATCGATTCGACTGAAGCTATTTTAGAGAGTTTTCATCATGCTCTTCGACGATGCAGCAATGTACAAGTCGAAGATGAAGATATTGTCAAACTGATTGGCCATCCCCTCGATTTTATGTTTGCCCATATAGGTGTAAAAAGCGGTATAGAGCAGTGTGTCGCGGCATATAAAGAACATTACCATTCTATCTTTACCAAAAAAACGAAACTGCTTCCCGATGCAAAAGAGGCAATACTGCAGGCCCATTCTTTTGCAAACTTGGCGATTGTTACGACGAAAACAGGGAAATATTCAAAAGAGCTTATGGCATTTTTTGGACTGGAAAACTACTTCTCCTGCATCATAGGGAGAGAAGATGTCATTCATCCAAAACCGCATCCAGAACCCCTTATCAAAGCGATAAAAAAAATTGATGCTTTAAAAGAGTATACCTGGATGGTGGGGGATACCTGTTTGGATATGGATGCAGCCAAACGAGCAGGTATTTCTTGCGTTGGTGTGACATGTGGATATGCGACAGACAGGCAACTGCAACGATGTTCTACCCATATTGCTTCTACAGCTTTGGAAGCTGTCGAACTCATACAAAAAACCTGTACATAA